The Urbifossiella limnaea genome has a window encoding:
- a CDS encoding holo-ACP synthase — translation MIVGIGTQVLECARVRKLIDRHGEAFLRRVYTDREIGRCNADPRTTEAFAAVWAAKDAVFRALGSPWRRGMDWTDVEIGAGNAVAVAGATADRMTAKGASRVMVTTAFCRAFATATGIALADRAG, via the coding sequence ATGATCGTGGGGATCGGCACCCAGGTGCTGGAGTGCGCCCGGGTGCGGAAGCTGATCGACCGGCACGGCGAGGCGTTCCTCCGCCGCGTCTACACCGACCGCGAGATCGGCCGGTGCAACGCCGACCCGCGCACCACGGAGGCGTTCGCCGCGGTGTGGGCGGCGAAGGACGCCGTGTTCCGGGCGCTCGGCTCGCCGTGGCGGCGCGGCATGGACTGGACCGACGTGGAGATCGGTGCGGGGAACGCCGTTGCGGTCGCCGGCGCGACGGCGGACCGCATGACCGCGAAGGGGGCGAGCCGGGTGATGGTGACGACGGCGTTCTGCCGGGCGTTCGCCACCGCGACCGGGATCGCGCTGGCCGACCGGGCCGGGTGA
- the ggt gene encoding gamma-glutamyltransferase, which produces MRTLAVMTLLLLADDVLAQRPTAEPFKAGRSVTVVNNGIVATSHPLAAQIGLDVLKQGGNAVDAAIAASAAMGLLEPMSCGIGGDLFAIVWDAKTQKLHGLNACGGAPGKASIDLFRGKGLAEIPEKGPLSWSVPGCVDGWDQLRQKFGTRTFADLLAPSIHYAEHGAPVPEVIAGYWRSADANRDAEFRQVYVPGGTAPRVGEVFKNPALAKTYRALAAAGSDAYYTGDIARRLVAFSERKGGLFAAADLARHKSEWVDPVSTRYRGVDVWELPPPGQGIAVLQMLNLLESYDLRALGPTSPAYWHLLIEAKKLAYADRARFYTDPLFARVPVRELISPEYAAARRLRIDKAKAATDVPHGDPKLGKADTIYLCVVDKDRNCVSLIQSNYFGFGSGLAAADLGFALQNRGCLFALDPEHPNRLEPGKRPFHTIIPAMATKNGKPWLTFGVMGGDMQPQGHVQVLVNLLDFGMNVQQAGEAPRVEHVGHATPTGRPAAPGGGTVKAEYGIPEAVVAELTRRGHHVERVRTNGGGYQAVLIDPTTNVLHGGTEARKDGAAVGY; this is translated from the coding sequence ATGCGCACCCTCGCCGTCATGACGCTGTTGCTGCTCGCGGACGACGTTCTCGCCCAGCGGCCGACCGCCGAGCCCTTCAAGGCCGGCCGGTCGGTCACGGTGGTGAACAACGGCATCGTTGCCACCAGCCACCCGCTCGCGGCCCAGATCGGCCTCGACGTGCTGAAGCAGGGCGGCAACGCGGTTGACGCGGCGATCGCCGCCAGTGCCGCGATGGGCCTGCTGGAGCCGATGTCGTGCGGCATCGGCGGCGACCTGTTCGCCATCGTGTGGGACGCGAAGACGCAGAAACTCCACGGCCTGAACGCCTGCGGCGGCGCCCCGGGGAAGGCGTCCATTGATTTGTTCCGCGGGAAGGGACTTGCCGAGATTCCCGAGAAGGGGCCGCTCAGCTGGTCGGTCCCCGGCTGTGTCGACGGGTGGGATCAGCTGCGGCAGAAGTTTGGCACCCGCACCTTCGCCGATCTGCTCGCCCCGAGCATCCATTACGCCGAGCACGGGGCTCCCGTCCCCGAGGTGATTGCGGGCTACTGGCGAAGCGCCGACGCGAACCGCGACGCCGAGTTCCGTCAGGTGTACGTCCCCGGCGGCACGGCGCCGCGCGTCGGCGAGGTGTTCAAGAATCCGGCGCTGGCTAAGACTTATCGCGCGCTCGCCGCCGCCGGCAGCGACGCGTACTACACCGGCGACATCGCCCGCCGCCTCGTCGCCTTCTCTGAGCGCAAGGGTGGGTTGTTCGCCGCCGCCGATTTGGCCCGCCACAAGTCCGAGTGGGTCGATCCGGTTTCGACGCGCTACCGCGGCGTGGACGTGTGGGAGTTGCCGCCGCCGGGGCAGGGGATCGCCGTTCTGCAGATGTTGAACCTGCTCGAAAGCTACGACCTGCGGGCACTCGGCCCCACGTCGCCCGCCTACTGGCACCTTTTGATCGAGGCCAAGAAGCTGGCCTACGCCGACCGGGCACGGTTCTACACCGACCCGCTGTTCGCCCGCGTCCCGGTCCGCGAGCTGATTTCGCCCGAGTACGCCGCCGCGCGTCGCCTACGAATCGACAAGGCGAAGGCCGCCACGGACGTGCCGCACGGCGACCCGAAACTCGGCAAGGCGGACACGATTTACCTGTGCGTCGTGGACAAGGACCGGAACTGCGTGTCGCTCATCCAGAGCAATTATTTCGGCTTCGGCTCCGGGCTCGCGGCCGCCGACCTCGGGTTCGCGCTCCAGAACCGCGGCTGCCTGTTCGCCCTCGACCCGGAGCACCCGAACCGCCTCGAACCCGGCAAGCGGCCGTTCCACACCATCATCCCGGCAATGGCCACGAAGAACGGCAAGCCGTGGCTGACGTTCGGCGTCATGGGCGGCGACATGCAACCGCAGGGGCACGTACAGGTGCTCGTGAACCTGCTCGACTTCGGGATGAACGTCCAGCAGGCCGGCGAAGCGCCACGCGTCGAGCACGTCGGCCACGCGACGCCGACCGGCCGCCCCGCCGCTCCCGGCGGCGGTACCGTGAAGGCCGAGTACGGAATCCCGGAAGCGGTGGTCGCCGAACTGACCCGCCGCGGCCACCACGTTGAGCGAGTGCGCACGAACGGCGGCGGCTACCAAGCCGTCCTGATCGACCCGACCACCAACGTGCTGCACGGCGGCACCGAGGCCCGCAAGGACGGCGCCGCCGTCGGCTATTGA
- a CDS encoding PVC-type heme-binding CxxCH protein, translating into MKHWPSAAVVLLLASPVVAQPKAADRPIPAAAAAKAITLPPGFKATLFAGEPDVVQPIAMTFDTRGRLWVVECMSYPKWRADGKGSDRVLILEDTDGDGVHDKRTVFLDNGPNLSGIEVGHGGVWLCSVPNLIFVPDRDGDDKPDGPPEVVLEGWNMKDTKHNIFNSLAWGPDGWLYGCNGIQSKSLVGKPGTPDKDRVKLDCGVWRYHPVRKAFELYASGTTNPFGLDWDDHGQLFITNCVIHHLWHVVPGGHMQRMYGEDVNPWVFAYQTSCADHLHWGGGAWTSSRSTGVGGSAAHSEAGGGHAHSGAAVYLGDNFPPEYRNSLFTCNIHGNRLNRDRLERNAGGYVGKHAPDFLFANDSWFRGIAVKGGPEGGLYVTDWSDTGECHNYDKADLTNGRVYRVVHGTPMRWTGDLAKLPDAELVKMQIHANDWFVRQARRVLQERAAAGKLEKDSKDSLVRMVKGTDDVTWKLRAMWALHVVGGMTPELLTDLLAHPDDNVRAWALMLATEVPMPPAVAAVLAAVEKEESPFVLQFAAGVSQRLTGADGRKLARLVEWRILDNDEPNLALAGWYAVQMALASTDHPSEWSAFLESARHPLIGRHIARYLVASVPASQRDARLNFLVEHLDNVKIESSQLPVLAGIQEALASLREAPEPQGWGAVYAQLSMSEVPEVRSRAEALAVLFGNARALADLKGRAADAKADPAARAAAIELLARRRVADLPTLLQPLLTDAAVRGPAVRALAAVPHDATAARVLAAYPTFSAAEKADAVQTLGSRPAWALALLTAVEKGSVSRADVSLVAARQMLALNDSAVAAKLGTAWGTIRPASGDRTALARKWRGTLTTEYLRTADVVNGRQLYTRHCASCHRIFGEGGDLGPDLTGSQRTNLEYLLENVLDPSAVVPREFRVTNVRTTDGRLVSGVVTRDTAEGLTVRTTNETVVLPRADIEGVTQTAISIMPDGLFDALRPEEVRDLVAYLGRPHQVPLPETAPPPTPKR; encoded by the coding sequence ATGAAGCACTGGCCCTCCGCCGCCGTCGTACTCCTCCTCGCCTCCCCGGTCGTGGCCCAACCCAAGGCCGCCGACCGGCCCATCCCGGCCGCTGCGGCGGCGAAGGCGATCACGCTGCCGCCCGGCTTCAAGGCGACCCTGTTCGCCGGCGAGCCGGACGTTGTGCAGCCCATCGCCATGACCTTCGACACCCGCGGCCGGCTGTGGGTCGTTGAGTGCATGAGTTACCCGAAGTGGCGAGCCGACGGGAAGGGGAGCGACCGCGTCCTCATTCTGGAGGACACCGACGGCGATGGCGTCCACGACAAGCGGACGGTTTTTCTGGACAACGGCCCGAACCTGTCGGGCATCGAGGTCGGCCACGGCGGCGTGTGGCTGTGCTCGGTGCCGAACTTGATCTTCGTCCCCGACCGCGACGGCGACGACAAGCCGGACGGCCCGCCGGAGGTCGTTCTCGAAGGCTGGAACATGAAGGACACGAAGCACAACATCTTCAACAGCCTGGCGTGGGGGCCGGACGGCTGGCTGTACGGGTGCAACGGCATCCAGTCCAAATCGCTCGTCGGCAAGCCGGGCACGCCGGACAAGGACCGCGTGAAGCTCGACTGCGGCGTGTGGCGCTACCACCCGGTACGGAAGGCGTTCGAGCTGTACGCCAGCGGTACCACGAACCCGTTCGGCCTCGACTGGGACGACCACGGCCAGCTGTTCATCACCAACTGCGTGATCCACCACCTGTGGCACGTCGTGCCGGGCGGGCACATGCAGCGAATGTACGGCGAGGACGTGAACCCGTGGGTGTTCGCGTACCAGACCAGCTGCGCCGACCACCTCCACTGGGGTGGCGGCGCGTGGACGAGTTCGCGCAGCACCGGCGTCGGCGGCAGCGCGGCCCACAGCGAGGCCGGCGGCGGTCACGCCCATAGCGGAGCGGCCGTATACCTTGGTGACAACTTCCCGCCGGAGTACCGCAACAGCCTGTTCACGTGCAACATCCACGGCAACCGCCTGAACCGCGACCGGCTGGAGCGGAACGCCGGCGGCTACGTCGGCAAGCACGCCCCGGACTTCCTGTTCGCCAACGACAGCTGGTTCCGCGGGATCGCGGTGAAGGGCGGCCCCGAGGGCGGGCTGTACGTCACCGACTGGTCCGACACCGGCGAGTGCCACAACTACGACAAGGCCGACCTGACCAACGGCCGCGTCTACCGCGTCGTCCACGGCACGCCGATGCGGTGGACCGGCGACCTGGCGAAGCTACCGGACGCCGAGCTGGTGAAGATGCAGATCCACGCCAACGACTGGTTCGTGCGCCAGGCCCGCCGCGTGCTTCAGGAGCGCGCCGCGGCCGGGAAGCTGGAGAAGGATTCCAAGGATTCGCTGGTCCGCATGGTGAAGGGGACCGACGACGTGACGTGGAAGCTGCGGGCGATGTGGGCGCTGCACGTCGTGGGTGGGATGACGCCGGAACTGCTGACGGACCTGCTCGCGCATCCCGACGACAACGTACGGGCGTGGGCGCTGATGCTGGCGACCGAGGTTCCGATGCCGCCCGCGGTCGCGGCCGTTCTCGCGGCGGTGGAGAAGGAAGAGTCCCCCTTCGTGTTGCAGTTCGCGGCCGGCGTGTCGCAGCGACTGACTGGCGCGGACGGCCGGAAACTGGCGCGGTTGGTCGAGTGGCGCATCCTCGACAACGACGAGCCGAACCTCGCACTCGCCGGCTGGTACGCAGTGCAAATGGCGCTCGCCAGCACGGACCACCCGAGTGAATGGAGTGCGTTCCTGGAGAGCGCCCGGCACCCGCTGATCGGCCGGCACATCGCCCGCTACCTGGTCGCGTCGGTCCCCGCCAGCCAGCGCGACGCCCGCCTTAACTTCCTGGTCGAGCACCTCGACAACGTGAAGATCGAGTCATCGCAGTTGCCCGTGCTTGCCGGCATCCAGGAGGCACTGGCGAGCCTCCGTGAAGCTCCCGAGCCGCAGGGCTGGGGTGCGGTGTACGCTCAGCTTTCGATGAGCGAAGTGCCTGAAGTGCGGAGTCGCGCCGAGGCGCTGGCGGTGTTGTTCGGCAACGCCCGCGCCCTCGCCGACCTGAAGGGTCGCGCCGCCGACGCGAAGGCCGACCCCGCCGCCCGTGCCGCCGCGATCGAGTTACTGGCCCGCCGTCGCGTCGCCGACCTGCCGACGCTGCTACAACCGCTGCTGACCGACGCCGCCGTCCGCGGCCCGGCCGTGCGGGCGCTCGCCGCGGTGCCGCACGACGCCACCGCGGCCCGCGTGCTGGCCGCGTACCCAACGTTCAGCGCCGCCGAAAAGGCCGACGCCGTGCAGACGCTCGGCTCGCGTCCCGCCTGGGCGCTGGCACTTCTCACGGCCGTCGAGAAGGGGTCGGTTTCGCGCGCGGACGTGTCCTTGGTCGCCGCCCGTCAAATGCTGGCGTTGAACGACTCCGCCGTGGCCGCGAAGCTGGGCACGGCGTGGGGCACGATCCGCCCCGCGTCCGGCGATCGCACCGCTCTGGCCCGTAAGTGGCGCGGCACCCTGACGACGGAATACCTCCGCACCGCCGACGTGGTAAACGGCCGCCAGCTGTACACGCGCCACTGCGCGAGCTGCCACCGCATCTTCGGCGAGGGCGGCGACCTTGGCCCCGACCTGACCGGCTCGCAGCGGACGAACCTCGAGTACCTCCTCGAAAACGTCCTCGACCCGAGCGCGGTGGTGCCGCGCGAGTTCCGCGTCACCAACGTCCGCACCACCGACGGGCGGCTCGTGTCCGGCGTTGTCACGCGCGACACCGCCGAGGGGCTGACGGTCCGCACCACGAACGAGACCGTCGTTCTTCCCCGCGCCGACATCGAGGGCGTGACGCAAACCGCCATCTCGATCATGCCGGATGGGCTGTTCGACGCCCTTCGCCCCGAGGAGGTGCGCGACCTGGTCGCGTACCTCGGCCGGCCGCATCAGGTGCCACTGCCGGAGACCGCCCCGCCACCGACCCCGAAACGGTAA
- a CDS encoding glycine zipper domain-containing protein has product MSTARPRTALLLAAALSGGGCSTMSNTEKGVGLGGLVGAGLGTAVGAATGNPKTGAVVGGLVGAGTGGLIGNSVDREDQQKKEVIQATAAANAAQAQRLGLTDVIHMVQQGHDEQVIINQIRNTGSTYSLTPGDLDFLRQNNVPSRVIIEMQNARPIAVRTRPVIVREQPTVIYQEPPPVVFVRPAPPPGLYIRGHIH; this is encoded by the coding sequence ATGTCGACCGCACGACCCCGAACCGCTCTGCTGCTCGCAGCGGCCCTGTCCGGCGGCGGCTGCTCGACCATGAGCAACACCGAGAAGGGCGTCGGCCTCGGCGGACTCGTCGGGGCCGGGCTCGGCACCGCGGTCGGGGCGGCGACCGGCAACCCGAAGACGGGCGCCGTCGTGGGCGGGCTCGTCGGCGCGGGCACCGGCGGACTTATCGGCAACAGCGTGGACCGCGAGGATCAGCAGAAGAAGGAAGTGATCCAGGCAACGGCCGCGGCCAACGCCGCGCAGGCCCAGCGGCTCGGGCTTACCGACGTGATTCACATGGTTCAGCAGGGGCACGACGAGCAGGTCATCATCAACCAGATTCGCAACACCGGCAGCACCTACTCGCTGACGCCGGGCGACCTCGACTTCCTGCGGCAGAACAACGTGCCGTCGCGGGTCATCATCGAGATGCAGAACGCTCGTCCGATCGCGGTGCGGACGCGGCCGGTGATCGTCCGCGAGCAGCCGACGGTGATCTACCAGGAGCCGCCGCCGGTGGTGTTCGTGCGGCCGGCCCCGCCGCCGGGGTTGTACATCCGCGGGCACATTCACTAA
- a CDS encoding translation initiation factor yields MAKAATKVVLFVGEHATAAAGVFRTVAGRFGLPWDARTGDPGGAEPTAVVAFSADSRYPSAEVWSATDLETQVNGLVARLLGGRVVAEAELPAKKEPPKKVHTVKVSRETAGRRGKGVTVVSELPLTLDQIDALATTLKTKCGTGGTAKDGRIEIQGDHRDRLAAELEKLGYKVKRAGG; encoded by the coding sequence ATGGCGAAGGCGGCGACGAAGGTGGTGCTGTTCGTGGGCGAGCACGCGACGGCGGCCGCGGGCGTGTTCCGGACCGTCGCCGGTCGCTTCGGCCTGCCGTGGGACGCGCGCACGGGCGACCCCGGCGGCGCGGAGCCGACGGCGGTCGTCGCCTTCTCCGCCGATTCGCGCTACCCGTCGGCCGAGGTATGGAGTGCGACCGACCTGGAGACGCAGGTGAACGGCCTGGTCGCCCGCTTGCTCGGCGGTCGCGTCGTGGCCGAGGCCGAGTTGCCGGCGAAGAAGGAGCCGCCGAAGAAGGTTCACACGGTGAAGGTGAGCCGCGAGACGGCCGGCCGTCGGGGCAAGGGCGTGACCGTGGTCAGCGAGCTGCCACTCACGCTCGACCAGATCGACGCGCTGGCGACGACGTTGAAGACGAAGTGCGGCACCGGCGGCACCGCGAAGGACGGGCGGATCGAGATACAGGGCGACCACCGCGACCGCCTCGCGGCCGAGCTGGAAAAGCTCGGCTACAAGGTGAAGCGGGCCGGCGGTTAG
- a CDS encoding sensor histidine kinase, translated as MSHPPSEPDPSPARWDVAAEAVAVKIRWFGLVVGYLYANVVTDADPVPLNVLLSLGFGFTVLDTYQSWRGRVFLGGLPLLVSALEAAYIVLLCYLDGGPDSPFRHFSVLAVVCAAIRYSPAVTVWTCGVNCVGYAVLYAAVPVYGTSITTLLFTLIVLGWVAWAAVSLVRLLRRVGDELSTVNAQLEARIAERSRQLQESQAQVLHQEKMAAFGLLAAGIAHEVGNPLTAVSTIVQMLERRDLDDHTRERLGLVTAQLTRIQGTLRELVAFSRPASDSRGRCSLREVVDEALGIAKYYKGVKGREVRSEVPADLPPMVGVRDQLVQVFFNLVLNAIDATGKGGRVVIAAEHDSGKLIATVTDDGHGIDAAQREKLFRPYFTTKKHGTGLGLFVTRKLVDAHGGTVACESRPGEGTTFRLEFPALTQNPGTAVPGLAEVVV; from the coding sequence ATGTCGCACCCACCCTCCGAACCCGACCCGTCACCGGCCCGGTGGGACGTGGCGGCCGAGGCCGTCGCCGTCAAAATCCGCTGGTTCGGCCTCGTCGTCGGCTACCTGTACGCGAACGTCGTGACCGACGCCGACCCGGTGCCGCTCAACGTCCTCCTCAGTCTCGGCTTCGGCTTCACCGTTCTCGACACGTACCAGTCCTGGCGCGGCCGCGTCTTCCTCGGCGGGTTGCCGCTCCTCGTGTCGGCGCTGGAAGCCGCGTACATCGTCCTGCTGTGTTACCTCGACGGCGGCCCCGACAGCCCGTTCCGCCACTTCTCCGTGCTCGCCGTCGTGTGCGCGGCCATCCGCTACTCGCCGGCCGTCACCGTGTGGACGTGCGGCGTCAACTGCGTCGGGTACGCCGTGCTGTATGCCGCGGTCCCCGTCTACGGCACCAGCATCACCACGCTGCTGTTCACGCTCATCGTCCTCGGCTGGGTGGCGTGGGCGGCGGTGTCCCTGGTTCGGTTGCTGCGGCGCGTCGGCGACGAGCTCTCGACGGTGAACGCGCAGCTGGAGGCCCGGATCGCCGAGCGGTCGCGGCAGCTCCAGGAGAGCCAGGCACAGGTGCTCCACCAGGAGAAGATGGCCGCGTTCGGGCTTTTGGCCGCGGGCATCGCCCACGAGGTCGGCAACCCGTTGACGGCCGTCAGCACCATTGTCCAGATGCTCGAACGGCGCGACCTGGACGATCACACCCGCGAGCGCCTCGGCCTCGTGACGGCGCAGCTGACACGCATCCAGGGCACGCTCCGCGAGTTGGTGGCGTTCAGCCGACCGGCGAGCGACAGCCGGGGCCGCTGCTCGCTCCGCGAGGTAGTCGACGAGGCGCTCGGCATCGCCAAGTACTACAAGGGCGTGAAGGGCCGCGAGGTGCGATCGGAAGTCCCGGCCGACCTGCCGCCGATGGTCGGCGTCCGCGACCAACTCGTGCAGGTGTTCTTCAACCTCGTGCTGAACGCCATCGACGCTACCGGTAAGGGCGGTAGGGTGGTCATCGCCGCTGAACACGACTCGGGGAAGCTGATTGCTACCGTGACCGACGACGGCCACGGCATCGACGCGGCGCAGCGGGAGAAACTGTTCCGGCCGTACTTCACGACGAAGAAGCACGGCACCGGGCTGGGCCTGTTCGTGACGCGGAAGCTCGTGGACGCGCACGGCGGCACCGTGGCGTGCGAGTCGCGGCCGGGCGAGGGGACGACTTTCCGGCTAGAGTTCCCGGCGCTGACCCAAAACCCGGGGACGGCGGTCCCTGGGCTTGCTGAGGTGGTGGTATGA
- a CDS encoding sigma-54-dependent transcriptional regulator yields MTAARSPVASVLVVDDEPVIRANVAEYLHLEGFAVHSAASGEAALGLVGRNRYDVILCDVNLPGIDGIEVLERVARLSPETFVLLITAYATVESAVDAFHKGAHDYLMKPILLREVDRKIRRLIAQRDLNRENQWLRRELHREAAAGGMVVGCTPAVRQVVAMARKVAPTDATVLITGESGTGKELLARDIHRAAQEAKPTDGRFVAVNCAAIPADHLEAHLFGQKAAAFSTTDADAPGVFTAAGAGTVFLDEVGELPLPTQAKLLRVIEGKEVTPVGAAEPEHVAVRIVAATNTDLPAAVAAGRFREDLFYRLNVVVLRLPPLRDRREDIPELVEYFVAKHGRAMGKRVAGVSREAMPLLQVAAWKGNVRELENAIQRAVILGDGPLLTPADLPPDLAPAADDPSAVEPLDDAVKRFEKRHIERLLRLSPDKKEAARRLDIGLSSLYRKIEQYGIGST; encoded by the coding sequence ATGACCGCGGCGCGTTCCCCCGTCGCCTCCGTGCTGGTCGTGGACGACGAGCCGGTCATCCGCGCCAACGTTGCCGAGTACCTCCACCTGGAAGGTTTCGCTGTCCACTCCGCGGCCAGCGGCGAGGCCGCACTCGGGCTCGTCGGCCGCAACCGGTACGACGTGATCCTCTGCGACGTGAACCTGCCCGGCATCGACGGTATCGAGGTGCTCGAGCGGGTGGCCCGCCTCAGCCCCGAGACGTTCGTGCTGCTCATCACGGCGTACGCCACCGTCGAGAGCGCCGTGGACGCCTTCCACAAGGGCGCGCACGACTACCTGATGAAGCCGATCCTCCTCCGCGAGGTGGACCGGAAGATTCGCCGGCTCATCGCCCAGCGCGACCTGAACCGCGAGAACCAGTGGCTCCGCCGCGAGCTGCACCGCGAGGCGGCGGCGGGCGGCATGGTCGTCGGCTGCACGCCCGCGGTCCGACAAGTGGTGGCGATGGCGCGGAAGGTCGCTCCCACCGACGCCACCGTGCTCATCACCGGCGAGAGCGGCACCGGCAAGGAACTGCTGGCCCGCGACATCCACCGCGCCGCACAGGAAGCGAAGCCGACCGACGGCCGGTTCGTCGCCGTGAACTGCGCCGCCATCCCCGCCGACCACCTCGAAGCGCACCTGTTCGGCCAGAAGGCCGCCGCCTTCTCCACGACCGACGCCGACGCCCCCGGTGTGTTCACCGCCGCCGGCGCGGGTACGGTGTTCCTGGACGAGGTGGGTGAGTTGCCGCTGCCGACGCAGGCGAAACTGCTCCGCGTGATCGAGGGCAAGGAAGTCACGCCGGTCGGGGCCGCGGAGCCGGAACACGTCGCGGTGCGGATTGTGGCTGCGACGAACACCGACCTGCCGGCGGCGGTCGCCGCCGGACGGTTCCGCGAGGACCTGTTCTACCGGCTGAACGTGGTCGTGCTGCGCCTGCCGCCGCTGCGTGACCGCCGCGAGGACATTCCCGAGCTGGTCGAATACTTCGTCGCCAAGCACGGCCGGGCGATGGGGAAGCGCGTCGCCGGCGTCAGCCGCGAGGCGATGCCGCTGTTGCAAGTGGCGGCGTGGAAGGGGAACGTCCGCGAGTTGGAGAACGCGATTCAGCGTGCGGTCATCCTCGGCGACGGGCCGCTGCTGACGCCCGCCGACCTGCCGCCGGACCTGGCCCCCGCGGCGGATGATCCGTCGGCCGTGGAACCGCTGGACGACGCGGTGAAGCGGTTCGAGAAGCGACACATCGAGCGGCTTTTGCGGCTGTCGCCGGACAAAAAAGAAGCGGCCCGGCGACTCGACATCGGGCTCAGCTCGCTGTACCGGAAGATCGAGCAGTACGGCATCGGCAGCACCTGA
- a CDS encoding WD40 repeat domain-containing protein, whose amino-acid sequence MTRARLALLCFAVGVYLPVAPAQPGTGTKAHTALVHAVALSPDGKTLATAGFDNVVKLWAINADGTLKELKEIKGHTGPVYAVAFHPKDNAVLATASLDKTAKLWSLKDGKATTEFKGHTDIVDAVAFSPDGKVLATASADKSVRLWNPADGKETKNLGTHAGSVYAVVFSPDGKLLASAGGDNSSKTGKEHVVKLWDVAAGKEHKTLTGHEHPVTAITFVGDEKTLASASMDRTIRFWDTATGKETKKVGPTPDDPYALAWSKEAKSLGVCGYSGRLAVWPAGADKEGFTAQVKSPGYCVIFTPDGKALISGHDNGTVVLTKISAK is encoded by the coding sequence ATGACCCGCGCCCGGCTCGCCCTCCTCTGCTTCGCCGTCGGTGTCTATCTGCCCGTCGCACCCGCGCAGCCCGGCACCGGGACGAAAGCCCACACCGCCCTGGTCCACGCCGTCGCCCTGTCGCCGGACGGCAAGACGCTCGCGACCGCCGGGTTCGACAACGTCGTGAAGCTGTGGGCGATCAACGCCGACGGCACGCTCAAGGAACTCAAGGAGATCAAGGGTCACACCGGGCCGGTGTACGCGGTGGCCTTCCACCCGAAGGACAACGCGGTCCTGGCCACCGCGAGCCTCGACAAGACGGCGAAGCTGTGGAGCCTGAAGGACGGCAAGGCCACGACCGAGTTCAAGGGCCACACCGACATCGTCGACGCCGTCGCCTTCTCGCCCGACGGCAAGGTGCTGGCGACCGCCAGCGCCGACAAGTCTGTGCGGCTGTGGAACCCGGCCGACGGCAAGGAGACGAAGAACCTCGGTACGCACGCCGGCTCGGTGTACGCCGTCGTGTTCTCGCCCGACGGCAAGCTCCTCGCCTCGGCCGGCGGCGACAACTCGAGCAAGACGGGCAAGGAGCACGTCGTGAAGCTGTGGGACGTGGCCGCCGGCAAGGAGCACAAGACGCTGACCGGCCACGAACACCCGGTGACGGCGATCACGTTCGTCGGCGACGAGAAGACGCTGGCGTCGGCGTCGATGGACCGCACCATCCGCTTCTGGGACACGGCGACCGGCAAGGAAACGAAGAAGGTCGGCCCCACGCCGGACGACCCCTACGCTCTGGCGTGGTCGAAGGAGGCTAAGTCGCTGGGCGTGTGCGGCTACTCGGGCCGGCTGGCGGTGTGGCCGGCGGGCGCCGACAAGGAAGGGTTCACGGCGCAGGTGAAGTCGCCGGGCTACTGTGTGATCTTCACCCCGGACGGCAAGGCGCTTATCAGCGGCCACGACAACGGCACGGTGGTGCTGACGAAGATCAGCGCGAAGTGA